One genomic window of Pungitius pungitius chromosome 11, fPunPun2.1, whole genome shotgun sequence includes the following:
- the adar gene encoding double-stranded RNA-specific adenosine deaminase gives MSRGRGGPLKERYHRQPPPDYQANDNYNRPGPSSFYPRGGPQQSPYSSYHNSPARPVAPVPPPPAPSLNPSAPRTPWHSKADPQPEPPSSSFNHNCGPYPAPNSFQFQQAEFLRGRSSEAPQFRAGPRGGGVVPDRRLSSSYQPQSGYGRNPSYPNSSPRGRWGYDQDPPFVYPVDPRSGTGPRHPNQNQSQGTNHDPYSNRQCRVSIDSVCENLQTLSLHKVRPSRGGERFDRQSASSSSANSRFTKVDITLTSDIQDQVHRALAALKPNESICAKFLAKKLRLPKKIVNRALYLLERSQKASKQGLVPPEWSLCREPFRGEEDQNSRVRVPPFPLCVSSGHPAAPEAKVELKTETAENRGQRKEEDSDTESSCSSCSSSESSDSVEFQPPAKVQHREQQQQPVPASSPDPALPTMAEQKELVLQYLLTSKEATALLMAKNLGLRSAKHINPTLYSLEKQGEIVKNSAANPPTWELSAHRRERMERSLKASKGARAAGEQMLEEAGRDQRRGESLFLSSSPLPPTLGLESLPLPEGVVPEQSQSEVPSTITSCKEEETNEGQWATDDIPEFLNAIRRETDAGKLAAEKANSVGTVAVSLAAPPPQNLWAKLQEVRLKNPVSGLMEYAQYLGQNCEFLLLDQSGPSHDPRFRMQVMLNGRLFPVAEASSKKVAKKDAAAATLRILVAEIQAGPSTGDEGNAVGADQVMDVLPDPSGQAEGAGFGTSGVEGMGTVEGPRQPLSRSLPGGKNPVSVLMEYSQRSGNPIEFIITGQAGPPHDPRFMYRVKVGESLFGEANAPSKKAARQLAAEEAVKELMADGRLQLNKPQLPLGSSSDSDGNGSGTTCPYLPPLTADELRAAHEAGVGDLINHLNNNAVSGLLEYARARGFAAEIRLVGQSGPPHEPKFTYQAKLGGRWFPPVCASNKKQGKQEAADAALRVLIGEAERAARTGELIPAELPVSGSTLHDQIAMLSHQRFNALTTRIQHSLLGRKILATIVMRRGEGLGTVVSLGTGNRCVKGEELSLKGDTVNDCHAEIISRRGFVRFLYIELLKHYDGTDDSIFELAENDFLRIKSDITFHLYISTAPCGDGALFDKSCSEAGDEVEGHQPLFENAKQGKLRTKVENGEGTIPVESSAIVPTWDGIQHGERLRTMSCSDKILRWNVLGLQGALLSHFLNPIYLKSITLGYLYSHGHLTRAVCCRLARDGEAFTQSLPPPFMLNHPEVGRVSVYDSTRHTGKTKESSVNWSFPDQHSVEVLDGTKGKLDGNKLSVSRVSKSNLFCLFRSVCQRSGRADLLALPSYSQAKMSATSFQQAKHNFFRALSGHGYGAWIGKPLEEKSFESGEGNRNNGASLPVGYGSSRNGGAVEFKQEDA, from the exons ATGAGCAGAGGTAGAGGAGGGCCTCTCAAAGAACGCTACCACAGGCAACCGCCCCCTGACTACCAGGCCAACGACAATTACAACAGACCTGGCCCGTCCTCGTTTTACCCAAGAGGTGGCCCACAGCAGAGCCCGTATTCTAGTTACCACAACAGCCCTGCCCGTCCCGTAGCGCCCGTACCGCCGCCCCCGGCTCCTTCTCTCAACCCCTCCGCTCCTCGCACACCATGGCACAGTAAAGCGGACCCTCAACCGGAGCCTCCTAGCAGCTCGTTTAATCACAATTGCGGTCCCTACCCTGCCCCCAATTCCTTTCAGTTCCAGCAGGCAGAGTTCCTCCGAGGACGCAGCTCTGAGGCGCCACAGTTCAGAGCCGGTCCACGCGGCGGGGGAGTGGTACCAGACAGGCGTCTTAGTTCCTCATACCAGCCTCAGTCGGGCTACGGTAGAAATCCATCGTACCCCAACAGCAGCCCAAGGGGTAGATGGGGGTATGATCAGGACCCGCCGTTTGTATATCCAGTAGACCCACGCAGCGGCACAGGTCCTCGACACCCAAATCAAAACCAGTCCCAGGGTACAAACCACGACCCGTACTCCAACAGACAGTGTCGCGTCTCAATAGATTCTGTGTGTGAAAACTTACAAACTTTGTCCCTCCACAAAGTCCGGCCCAGCAGAGGAGGGGAACGGTTTGACAGGCAATCTGCCTCGAGCAGCTCGGCAAACTCCCGCTTCACTAAAGTTGACATCACTCTCACTTCTGACATCCAGGACCAGGTTCACCGGGCTTTGGCTGCTTTGAAGCCAAATGAGAGTATCTGTGCAAAATTTCTAGCCAAAAAACTGCGTCTTCCCAAAAAGATCGTCAACAGGGCTCTGTACTTGTTGGAGCGCTCGCAGAAAGCCTCGAAGCAAGGACTCGTCCCTCCCGAGTGGAGTCTTTGCCGAGAACCTTTCAGAGGCGAGGAGGATCAAAACTCTAGAGTACGAGTTCCacctttccctctgtgtgtcagCTCAGGACACCCTGCAGCACCTGAAGCCAAGGTTGAGCTAAAAACGGAAACGGCAGAAAACAGgggacaaagaaaagaagaggactCTGACACAGAATCCAGTTGTTCTTCCTGCTCCTCGTCAGAGTCGTCCGACTCTGTAGAGTTCCAGCCGCCAGCGAAAGTTCAGCACCgggagcagcaacaacagcccGTCCCCGCCAGCTCACCCGACCCGGCACTTCCCACAATGGCGGAACAGAAGGAGCTGGTTCTGCAGTACCTGCTGACTTCAAAAGAGGCGACCGCTCTGCTCATGGCCAAAAATCTGGGTCTCAGGAGTGCCAAGCACATCAATCCCACCCTCTACTCGCTGGAGAAGCAAGGTGAAATTGTTAAGAATAGTGCCGCTAACCCGCCCACCTGGGAGCTCTCCGCCCACCGCCGGGAGAGGATGGAAAGGAGCCTCAAAGCCTCAAAGGGCGCCCGCGCAGCGGGGGAGCAGATGTTGGAGGAAGCCGGTAGAGATCAGAGAAGAGGAGAGTCTCTCTTTCTGTCGTCATCACCATTGCCCCCAACACTGGGCCTCGAGTCGCTGCCGCTGCCAGAGGGTGTGGTGCCAGAGCAAAGTCAGAGTGAGGTG CCCTCCACCATTACCTCGTGTAAAGAGGAAGAGACCAACGAAGGGCAGTGGGCTACCGATGACATCCCGGAATTCCTCAACGCCATTCGCAGAGAGACCGACGCTGGGAAGCTGGCAGCAGAGAAGGCCAACTCTGTGGGAACTGTAGCGGTGTCGCTGGCCGCTCCGCCTCCCCAGAACCTGTGGGCCAAGTTGCAGGAGGTGAGGTTGAAGAACCCCGTCAGCGGCCTCATGGAGTACGCTCAGTATCTGGGCCAGAACTGTGAGTTCCTGCTGCTGGACCAGTCAGGACCCTCTCACGACCCACG ATTTCGTATGCAGGTGATGCTCAACGGCAGGTTGTTTCCTGTCGCAGAAGCCTCCAGTAAGAAGGTGGCAAAAAAGGACGCCGCTGCTGCCACCCTGCGTATTCTCGTGGCAGAGATTCAGGCGGGGCCCAGTACGGGAGACGAGGGAAATGCTGTCGGAGCGGACCAAGTGATGGATGTACTGCCAGACCCTAGT GGGCAGGCTGAAGGCGCAGGTTTTGGGACTAGCGGTGTGGAAGGAATGGGCACAGTGGAAGGACCTCGCCAGCCACTGTCCCGCTCGCTGCCTGGTGGGAAGAATCCAGTGTCTGTCCTGATGGAGTACAGCCAGCGCAGTGGGAACCCCATCGAATTCATCATCACTGGCCAGGCAGGCCCACCACATGACCCGAG GTTCATGTACAGGGTGAAGGTTGGAGAGAGCTTGTTTGGGGAGGCCAATGCTCCGAGCAAAAAGGCAGCCCGCCAGCTGGCGGCAGAAGAGGCCGTCAAAGAACTAATGGCTGACGGGAGGCTGCAGCTCAACAAG cCTCAGTTGCCCCTGGGCTCTTCCAGCGATAGTGACGGCAATGGTTCCGGGACTACGTGTCCCTATTTGCCTCCTCTGACTGCGGACGAGTTGCGAGCAGCACACGAGGCGGGGGTTGGAGATCTcatcaaccacttgaacaacaATGCAGTGTCCGGTCTTCTGGAGTATGCTAGAGCCCGGGGCTTTGCCGCTGAGATCCGACTAGTGGGCCAGTCTGGACCACCACATGAGCCCAA ATTCACGTACCAGGCCAAGCTCGGCGGGCGCTGGTTCCCTCCGGTGTGTGCGTCCAACAAGAAGCAgggaaaacaggaagcagcagacgCCGCTCTGCGGGTTCTGATCGGAGAGGCTGAGCGAGCGGCCCGCACCGGGGAGCTTATTCCAGCTGAG CTTCCAGTGAGTGGCAGCACTTTGCACGACCAGATAGCCATGTTGAGTCACCAGCGTTTCAACGCCCTGACCACACGCATCCAGCACAGCCTTCTGGGGCGCAAGATTCTGGCCACCATCGtcatgaggaggggggagggcctGGGGACCGTTGTCAGCCTGGGGACAG gaAATCGCTGTGTTAAAGGGGAGGAGCTGAGCCTCAAAGGCGACACAGTTAACGATTGCCACGCTGAAATCATCTCCAGAAGGGGATTTGTTCG GTTTCTGTATATTGAGCTGCTCAAACACTACGACGGAACAGACGACAGTATATTTGAGCTGGCAGAGAATGACTTTCTCCGCATCAAATCTGATATCACCTTTCACCTCTACATCAG CACGGCGCCTTGCGGGGATGGTGCTTTGTTCGACAAGTCGTGCAGTGAGGCGGGGGATGAAGTCGAGGGCCATCAGCCCCTGTTCGAGAATGCCAAGCAGGGAAAGCTCCGCACCAAAGTGGAGAACG GCGAGGGCACCATCCCAGTAGAGTCGAGTGCCATTGTGCCCACGTGGGACGGCATCCAGCACGGCGAGCGGCTGCGGACCATGAGCTGCAGTGATAAGATCCTGCGCTGGAACGTGTTGGGTCTGCAGGGAGCACTGCTCAGCCACTTCCTGAACCCAATCTACCTGAAGTCCATCACGCTCG GCTATCTGTACAGCCACGGTCACCTCACGCGGGCCGTTTGCTGCCGGCTGGCCAGAGACGGCGAGGCGTTCACCCAAAGTCTCCCGCCTCCCTTCATGCTAAATCACCCAGAG GTGGGCAGGGTGAGTGTGTACGACTCCACGCGGCACACAGGAAAGACCAAGGAGTCCAGTGTAAACTGGAGCTTTCCCGACCAGCACAGCGTGGAGGTGCTGGACGGTACCAAGGGCAAACTGGACGG gaacAAACTCAGTGTCTCCCGAGTGTCCAAGTCCAACCTCTTCTGTCTGTTCCGCTCCGTGTGCCAGCGCAGTGGGCGCGCCGACCTCCTCGCGCTGCCCTCCTACTCCCAGGCCAAGATGTCGGCCACGTCTTTCCAGCAAGCCAAGCACAATTTCTTTCGAGCGCTCAGCGGCCACGGCTACGGCGCCTGGATCGGCAAGCCGCTCGAAGAGAAGAGCTTCGAGTCAGGGGAGGGGAACCGGAACAATGGGGCGAGTCTGCCCGTGGGATACGGCAGCAGTAGAAACGGAGGAGCAGTGGAGTTCAAGCAGGAGGACGCATAA